One Methanocaldococcus infernus ME DNA segment encodes these proteins:
- a CDS encoding 2-isopropylmalate synthase, whose translation MILYKEENEIIKEALKGLKLPDRVYIFDTTLRDGEQTPGVSLTVDEKVEIAINLDKLGVDIIEAGFPISSSGEYEAVKKIASLNLDAEICALARAVKEDIDRAIDCGVDRIHTFIATSPLHRKYKLKMSKEEIVEKAVNAIEYIKEHGIKVEFSAEDATRTEIDYLKEVYKKAVEAGADIINVPDTVGVMIPRATYYLISELRKEIDNISVHCHNDFGLAVANSLAAVEAGAIQCHVTVNGLGERGGNAALEEVVTSLHFIYGIKTKVKTEELYNISKLVEKLTEVKVQPNKAVVGDNAFAHESGIHAHGVLAHALTYEPIPPELVGQRRRIILGKHTGTHAIEAKLKELGYTNINKEQFKEIVKRIKSLGDKGKRVTDKDVEAIVEDVIGRVSKRERVVDLEQIAVMTGNKVIPTASVALKINDNLIKTSAIGVGPVDAAVKAIQKAIGEKIKIKEYHIDAITGGTDALAEVVVTLEGYGKEITTKAAREDIVRASVEAVIDGINKILKK comes from the coding sequence ATGATACTATACAAGGAGGAGAATGAAATAATTAAAGAAGCTCTAAAAGGACTAAAGCTTCCAGATAGGGTTTATATTTTTGACACCACTCTAAGGGATGGAGAGCAAACTCCAGGGGTTTCACTAACTGTAGATGAGAAGGTTGAGATAGCTATCAACTTAGATAAGTTAGGGGTTGATATTATAGAGGCTGGTTTCCCAATATCATCAAGTGGAGAGTATGAAGCTGTAAAGAAGATAGCTTCTCTAAACTTAGATGCTGAAATCTGTGCATTAGCAAGGGCTGTTAAGGAAGATATTGATAGGGCTATAGACTGTGGAGTTGATAGAATCCATACTTTTATAGCCACTTCCCCACTACACAGAAAGTATAAGTTAAAGATGAGCAAGGAGGAGATTGTAGAGAAAGCTGTTAATGCCATTGAATATATAAAGGAGCATGGGATTAAGGTAGAGTTCTCAGCTGAAGATGCTACAAGGACTGAAATTGATTATTTAAAGGAGGTTTATAAGAAAGCTGTTGAAGCTGGAGCAGATATTATAAATGTTCCTGACACTGTTGGGGTTATGATTCCAAGGGCTACCTATTACTTAATAAGTGAGCTAAGGAAAGAGATTGATAATATATCTGTCCATTGTCATAATGACTTTGGTTTAGCTGTAGCCAACAGCTTAGCAGCAGTTGAAGCTGGAGCAATTCAGTGCCATGTAACAGTTAATGGCTTAGGAGAGAGAGGAGGAAATGCTGCCTTAGAAGAGGTTGTCACTTCCCTACACTTCATATATGGAATAAAAACTAAAGTGAAGACAGAAGAGCTTTACAATATTTCAAAGCTTGTTGAGAAATTAACAGAGGTTAAGGTTCAGCCTAATAAGGCTGTGGTTGGAGATAATGCCTTTGCACATGAATCTGGAATTCATGCACATGGAGTTTTAGCCCATGCTCTTACCTATGAGCCAATCCCTCCAGAGTTGGTTGGGCAAAGAAGAAGAATTATTTTAGGGAAGCATACAGGGACACATGCAATAGAGGCTAAGTTAAAAGAACTTGGCTACACCAACATAAATAAAGAGCAATTTAAGGAGATTGTGAAGAGAATAAAGAGCTTAGGAGATAAGGGTAAGAGGGTTACAGATAAAGATGTTGAAGCCATAGTTGAGGATGTCATTGGAAGGGTTAGCAAGAGAGAAAGAGTGGTTGATCTGGAACAGATAGCTGTGATGACAGGAAATAAGGTGATTCCAACAGCTTCAGTAGCTCTAAAAATTAATGATAACTTGATAAAAACCTCAGCCATTGGTGTTGGACCAGTTGATGCTGCTGTCAAAGCTATACAGAAGGCTATAGGAGAGAAGATTAAGATTAAAGAGTATCATATAGATGCTATAACTGGAGGAACAGATGCCTTAGCTGAGGTTGTTGTTACCTTAGAGGGATATGGAAAGGAGATAACTACTAAAGCAGCAAGAGAGGATATTGTAAGAGCCTCAGTTGAAGCTGTGATAGATGGAATTAACAAAATTCTTAAAAAATAA
- a CDS encoding amidohydrolase family protein, whose product MYLKGKFLYGEDYELKEGVLVVEDGEIKGFTNEHVEAENVGLAIPGIFNLHTHIADNCIKDVGINKSLDELVKPPNGLKHKYLGKLSREEIKEAIKEGIKELINFGSRVFCDFREGGVEGVKLLKECLSDDIKAVILGRPTYKGERVLNLSDGYGLSGANEYEDEELRELYKECKRKNKIFSIHAAEHKGALELSLKKYGMTEIERLINLKVVPDFIIHGTHLTEEDSYLIEKYEIPVVLCVRSNLYYNVGLPDLEKIKSIKALGTDNFMANHPSIFREMEFIYKFYHLEPKEIFRMATVNGAKILNLKRVGLIEEEYKPLFTLINPRVIRFSKNVLATIILRVEKGDLLNKSLNLLSK is encoded by the coding sequence ATGTACCTTAAAGGGAAATTTTTATATGGAGAAGATTATGAGCTTAAAGAAGGAGTTTTAGTTGTTGAAGATGGTGAAATTAAGGGCTTCACCAATGAGCATGTTGAAGCTGAGAATGTTGGCTTAGCCATCCCAGGAATTTTTAACTTACATACACACATAGCTGATAATTGTATTAAGGATGTTGGGATTAATAAAAGTTTAGATGAGTTGGTTAAGCCACCTAATGGGCTAAAACATAAATATTTAGGTAAGTTAAGTAGAGAGGAAATTAAAGAGGCTATAAAGGAAGGGATAAAGGAGTTAATAAACTTTGGAAGTAGAGTATTTTGTGACTTCAGAGAGGGAGGAGTGGAGGGAGTAAAGCTATTAAAAGAATGTTTAAGTGATGATATTAAAGCTGTAATACTTGGAAGGCCAACTTACAAGGGGGAGAGGGTTTTAAATCTCTCTGATGGCTATGGGTTGAGTGGAGCTAATGAGTATGAGGATGAAGAGCTAAGAGAGTTATATAAGGAATGTAAGAGAAAAAATAAAATCTTTTCTATCCATGCAGCTGAGCATAAAGGAGCTTTAGAGCTTAGCTTAAAAAAGTATGGAATGACAGAGATTGAGAGGTTAATTAACTTAAAGGTTGTCCCAGACTTTATAATTCATGGAACCCACTTAACTGAAGAGGATAGTTATTTAATTGAGAAGTATGAGATTCCAGTGGTTCTCTGTGTTAGGTCTAACCTTTACTATAATGTTGGCCTTCCAGATTTGGAGAAGATAAAGAGTATAAAAGCCCTTGGGACAGATAACTTTATGGCTAACCATCCTTCAATCTTTAGGGAGATGGAATTTATCTATAAATTTTATCATTTAGAGCCAAAAGAGATCTTTAGAATGGCTACAGTAAATGGGGCTAAGATATTAAACCTTAAAAGAGTTGGGTTAATAGAAGAGGAGTATAAACCACTCTTTACCCTCATAAATCCAAGAGTTATAAGATTTTCAAAGAATGTTTTGGCTACAATAATATTAAGGGTGGAAAAAGGAGACTTACTTAATAAGAGCCTTAACCTTCTTTCTAAGTAA